In Panacibacter ginsenosidivorans, the following proteins share a genomic window:
- a CDS encoding sugar transferase, with protein MKMQFANPVPRQENATYVMHLPYIIHHERIKATLEDKGFQLSVKRIFDILASSLLIIFFAPILIIVAAIIKLTSKGAILYSNERVGLHEINFKCYKFRSMVEDQSSKTADHTTALAEQEKGILHKVKNDSRITWIGKIIRKTSIDELPQLFNVLKGDMSIVGPRPLVPFMLKHLPEFKETRCLVRPGITGLWQIRDRVNNTRAEYMMEHDTRYIEKYSLLLDLKILIETPVVVITGEGAY; from the coding sequence ATGAAAATGCAATTTGCGAACCCGGTACCCAGACAGGAAAATGCGACATACGTAATGCACCTTCCTTATATTATTCACCATGAAAGAATAAAAGCAACACTTGAAGACAAAGGATTTCAATTGTCTGTCAAAAGAATATTTGATATTCTTGCTTCTTCCTTATTAATTATTTTTTTTGCGCCGATTCTGATCATTGTTGCTGCTATCATTAAACTTACTTCCAAAGGAGCCATTCTTTATTCCAATGAGCGTGTTGGTTTACACGAAATAAATTTCAAATGCTATAAGTTCAGGTCTATGGTTGAAGATCAGAGCAGTAAAACAGCTGACCATACAACTGCGCTTGCTGAGCAGGAAAAAGGTATTCTTCATAAAGTAAAAAATGACTCCCGCATTACATGGATCGGTAAGATCATCCGTAAAACAAGTATAGATGAGCTTCCGCAATTATTCAATGTTTTGAAAGGAGACATGAGTATTGTTGGCCCGCGGCCTCTAGTACCTTTTATGCTGAAGCACCTGCCTGAGTTTAAAGAAACACGTTGTCTTGTGAGACCAGGCATAACAGGGTTATGGCAGATACGCGACCGGGTTAATAATACGAGAGCTGAATATATGATGGAGCATGATACAAGGTATATAGAGAAATACAGTTTATTGCTGGACCTTAAAATATTGATAGAGACACCAGTAGTTGTCATTACGGGAGAAGGCGCTTATTAA
- a CDS encoding nucleoside hydrolase yields MKYFLTSFFIVIIFGSFIEKQKPVSIIFDTDIAPDYDDVGAMALLHAFEDNGEAKILATISCNAFETTAPTLSVLNTYFNKPNIPIGITKNTQPNKDCAQQWAQAIVTKYPHQLKTNGEAEDAVKLYRKILSSQPDKSVTIITVGFFTNLAGLLNSTSDEYSPLNGKDLIIKKVKQLVSMSARIDSGKNSGYEFNVVVDANASQKVFNEWPTPWIMSGFEIGEKIHTGIRLINNESIQNSPVKDAFKIALAKDNNTIGRNSWDETAVLVAVRGLRPYFNFKKLNFKIEDDGKDIVIAGDKIVYLTFKQTPEEIAGTIEDLMMHQPKVK; encoded by the coding sequence ATGAAATATTTTCTTACCTCTTTTTTTATAGTTATAATTTTTGGTTCGTTTATTGAAAAGCAAAAGCCAGTTTCAATAATCTTTGATACAGACATTGCACCCGATTATGATGACGTAGGTGCTATGGCGTTACTTCATGCCTTTGAAGACAATGGTGAAGCAAAAATTCTGGCAACTATTTCCTGTAATGCATTTGAAACAACTGCACCTACATTAAGTGTGTTGAATACCTACTTTAACAAACCTAATATACCAATAGGCATTACAAAAAATACGCAGCCAAATAAAGATTGTGCACAGCAATGGGCACAGGCAATCGTTACAAAATATCCGCACCAGCTTAAAACAAATGGCGAAGCCGAAGATGCGGTAAAACTGTACAGGAAAATACTTTCATCTCAGCCAGATAAAAGTGTAACAATTATTACTGTTGGGTTTTTCACCAACCTCGCAGGGTTATTAAACTCAACATCAGATGAATATTCCCCGCTTAATGGAAAGGATCTTATTATAAAAAAAGTAAAGCAACTGGTTTCAATGTCTGCAAGAATTGACAGTGGAAAAAACAGTGGTTATGAATTCAATGTCGTTGTAGATGCAAATGCTTCTCAAAAAGTTTTTAATGAATGGCCAACACCATGGATCATGAGTGGTTTTGAGATTGGTGAAAAAATTCATACCGGCATTCGGCTGATCAATAATGAGAGCATTCAAAACAGTCCTGTAAAAGATGCCTTTAAAATTGCATTGGCAAAAGACAATAATACAATTGGCCGCAACAGCTGGGACGAAACTGCTGTACTGGTTGCTGTGCGTGGGTTACGCCCTTATTTCAATTTTAAAAAATTGAATTTTAAAATTGAAGATGATGGAAAGGATATAGTAATAGCAGGAGACAAAATAGTTTACTTAACTTTCAAACAAACACCGGAAGAAATTGCAGGAACGATCGAAGATCTGATGATGCATCAGCCTAAAGTGAAGTAA